From Brassica rapa cultivar Chiifu-401-42 chromosome A06, CAAS_Brap_v3.01, whole genome shotgun sequence:
TAAAACATGTTAGGGAGAAGAGCTCGATGAAATTCAGCAGATGAGGAACACTCCTGATTACTTCAATAAGTTAGTTGGAAGCATGGCACCGACAGTCTTTGGTCATCAAGACATCAAGCGTGCAGTTCTACTTATGCTACTTGGTGGTGTGCATAAGACCACTCATGAAGGCATCAACCTTAGAGGAGACATCAATGTTTGTATAGTTGGGGATCCCAGCTGTGCTAAATCCCAATTCCTCAAGTACTGATTCTCGCTGAAAAGACAAAGCGTCTTCCTATTCTTCAGAATTCTGATACCTTAGTGTTGGTTTAATATTTGCAGGTACACCGCAGGCATTGTACCAAGATCTGTGTACACATCTGGGAAGTCCTCTTCTGCAGCTGGGCTGACTGCAACTGTGGCTAAAGAACCAGAAACTGGAGAATTCTGCATTGAGGTAACTTTTGATGTGCATTTTTATAGATTGCTTGCAATGAAACTTTGATTAAACTTTGAACAATGCTAGCCTCCTTTGATACTGTGATTTCTATGTTTCAATTGTAACTGATTTCATCGTGTTCTTTCATAGGCTGGTGCTTTAATGCTTGCTGACAATGGAATTTGTTGCATTGACGAGTTTGACAAGATGGATATCAAAGATCAGGTAAATGTTCATCATTTCTTGTTACAGTACTGAGGATTGAGTTTCCTTGACTGTGGCTAATTGAGATTACTGTTACATTTGCGCACAAAGGTTGCTATTCATGAAGCCATGGAACAGCAAACGATAAGCATTACAAAAGCTGGGATTCAAGCAACCTTGAATGCTAGGACATCAATTCTTGCAGCAGCTAATCCTGTTGGTGGGCGATATGATAAATCTAAGCCACTTAAGGTGAGGTTATCCCCTTAGTTGATTTTCAGTGGATGCATGTTTTTATTTAGTTCTTTGTTTAAGAACTTTCATTGAAGTTTTTTGAATATTTCTAATTGTGGTCTGATCATGTGTTCAGTACAACGTTAACCTTCCACCTGCCATTCTCTCGAGGTTCGATCTTGTGTACGTTATGATTGATGACCCTGATGAGCTAACGGATTACCACATCGCCCATCATATCGTGCGTGTCCACCAGAAACACGAAGCAGCTCTTTCGCCTGAGTTTACTACCGTACAACTCAAGCGCTACATTGCATATGCCAAAACGTTAAAGCCAAAGGTTGTAAATTAACCCCAAAAAGCTTATGTTTTGGAGATGCTAACATCTTTTTGGTATCTTCATCTGTGTTGCAGCTAAGCCCAGAAGCAAGAAAGCTACTGGTCGAGTCTTATGTTGCTCTACGCAGAGGCGACACAACTCCTGGCACAAGAGTCGCATATCGAATGACAGTGAGGCAACTAGAGGCACTGATCAGGCTCTCAGAAGCCATTGCTAGGAGTCATTTAGAAACACTGGTGATTATATAACCTTGTCTCGTTTCTTTCATTTTTCTACAAGTCATTTATTTTGCTTTATCTGAGAACTGTTTCTCAGGTGAAACCAAGTCATGTTCTTTTAGCTGTCAGACTCTTAAAGACTTCAGTTATTAGGTAATTTTTCAAAGCCTCTTCTAGCTCTTGATTTCTCCAAAAAATCTTAATCGTAACGTATTTGTTTCTCTTATCCAGTGTTGAGTCGGGGGATATCGATCTTTCCGAGTATCAAGATGCTAACGGTGACAACATGGACAACGCAGATGACGCTGATAATCCTGCTAATGGAGATGAAGATCAACAGAATGGTTCAGCCGAGGCAGCTCCTGCTACTGCAGGTATTTAAACACCGTGTATGCTCATCATTTTACTTAACTTAAGAACCGTAACGAACAATCCTGGTGTATTATCAGCAGATAATGGAGCAGCAGCTCCAAAGCTGGTGATAAGTGAAGAAGAATATGATAGAATCACACAGGCCTTAGTGCTTCGCCTTAGACAACACGAAGAAACTGTTAAAAAAGACTGTAAGTTACATCACTCATCAGTCCTCGCAACCATTTCTTGCTCTCCTCAACGTTTAAAACAAATgaactctttttcttcttttaggTTCTGAATTGCCTGGAATGAGACAAAAGGAGCTGATTCGATGGTACATCGATCAGCAGAACGAGAAAAAGAAGTACACTTCGCAAGAGCAAGTCAAACTCGATATCAAGAAACTCAGAGCCATTATTGAGGTAAATCCAAAACAAATTTTGCAAATGAAgattattgtaaaattttatgcTTCTACTTAACACCAGAACATATATACATGTGCATTACAGAGTTTGGTATGTAAAGAAGGCCACCTTATAGTGTTATCCaatgagcaagaagcagaaggtgaaGAACCAAGAAGAAGAGATGAGAGGATCTTGGCCGTTGCTCCCAACTATGTGATCGAGTGATGTTACGAAGTTTTGTGTTTAATCTCTAGTTCTAAGTAGAATCCTGCCTAAAACCTTGCGTTGTTATATCATTCGGACCTATTTTTATTGGATTCCTTTAGCTCAGTTTCGCTGGTGTatgcaacttttttttttccaaaaaccaAACGGATACAAAAGCAAACTCTTAACTAAAGATGTTATTGATCTACAAGCAAAGTGGTGAGATATTCGTTGAAGTCTCGCATAACTTATGTATAAGAACGTCCAACATGTGTCCGGAATTGAAGACTTGCATAACCGCGGGACGAAAATGTTGGTTTGACTTTTATC
This genomic window contains:
- the LOC103827885 gene encoding DNA replication licensing factor MCM6 isoform X1; this encodes MEAFGGFVMDEQAIQVENVFLEFLKSFRLDANKPELYYEAEIEAIRGGESTMMYIDFSHVMGFNDALQRAIADEYLRFEPYVRNACKRFVIEMNPSFVSDETPNKDINVSFYNLPFTKRLRELTTSEIGKLVSVTGVVTRTSEVRPELLYGTFKCLDCGSVIKNVEQQFKYTQPTICVSPTCLNRARWALLRQESKFADWQRVRMQETSKEIPAGSLPRSLDVILRHEIVEQARAGDTVIFTGTVVVIPDISALAAPGERAECRRDSSQQKSSTAGHEGVKGLKALGVRDLSYRLAFIANSVQIADGSRNTDMRNRQNDSNEDDQQQFTGEELDEIQQMRNTPDYFNKLVGSMAPTVFGHQDIKRAVLLMLLGGVHKTTHEGINLRGDINVCIVGDPSCAKSQFLKYTAGIVPRSVYTSGKSSSAAGLTATVAKEPETGEFCIEAGALMLADNGICCIDEFDKMDIKDQVAIHEAMEQQTISITKAGIQATLNARTSILAAANPVGGRYDKSKPLKYNVNLPPAILSRFDLVYVMIDDPDELTDYHIAHHIVRVHQKHEAALSPEFTTVQLKRYIAYAKTLKPKLSPEARKLLVESYVALRRGDTTPGTRVAYRMTVRQLEALIRLSEAIARSHLETLVKPSHVLLAVRLLKTSVISVESGDIDLSEYQDANGDNMDNADDADNPANGDEDQQNGSAEAAPATAADNGAAAPKLVISEEEYDRITQALVLRLRQHEETVKKDCSELPGMRQKELIRWYIDQQNEKKKYTSQEQVKLDIKKLRAIIESLVCKEGHLIVLSNEQEAEGEEPRRRDERILAVAPNYVIE
- the LOC103827885 gene encoding DNA replication licensing factor MCM6 isoform X2, with product MEAFGGFVMDEQAIQVENVFLEFLKSFRLDANKPELYYEAEIEAIRGGESTMMYIDFSHVMGFNDALQRAIADEYLRFEPYVRNACKRFVIEMNPSFVSDETPNKDINVSFYNLPFTKRLRELTTSEIGKLVSVTGVVTRTSEVRPELLYGTFKCLDCGSVIKNVEQQFKYTQPTICVSPTCLNRARWALLRQESKFADWQRVRMQETSKEIPAGSLPRSLDVILRHEIVEQARAGDTVIFTGTVVVIPDISALAAPGERAECRRDSSQQKSSTAGHEGVKGLKALGVRDLSYRLAFIANSVQIADGSRNTDMRNRQNDSNEDDQQQFTGEELDEIQQMRNTPDYFNKLVGSMAPTVFGHQDIKRAVLLMLLGGVHKTTHEGINLRGDINVCIVGDPSCAKSQFLKYTAGIVPRSVYTSGKSSSAAGLTATVAKEPETGEFCIEAGALMLADNGICCIDEFDKMDIKDQVAIHEAMEQQTISITKAGIQATLNARTSILAAANPVGGRYDKSKPLKYNVNLPPAILSRFDLVYVMIDDPDELTDYHIAHHIVRVHQKHEAALSPEFTTVQLKRYIAYAKTLKPKLSPEARKLLVESYVALRRGDTTPGTRVAYRMTVRQLEALIRLSEAIARSHLETLVKPSHVLLAVRLLKTSVISVESGDIDLSEYQDANGDNMDNADDADNPANGDEDQQNGSAEAAPATADNGAAAPKLVISEEEYDRITQALVLRLRQHEETVKKDCSELPGMRQKELIRWYIDQQNEKKKYTSQEQVKLDIKKLRAIIESLVCKEGHLIVLSNEQEAEGEEPRRRDERILAVAPNYVIE